The genomic region CGAAACCGGCCGGGTGGGGGTGATCCCCGCAGACGGCGGGCCGATGAGATTCAACGAAACCGTCGACGCCCACGAAAGCATCGGCCACAAACTCCGCAACCGACCAAAAGGGCACCACCCGCCACCGGGATCAACCCCCGGAGGCCCTCCTGACCCGGTGCTCTTCCCCGTCGCTTAATCGTCACCTATTCTCCCCTGCCCGCAGGCCGCCGAAGCGCAGAAATGCTGCCGGTGTGTCTGCGGGCTGGCACGCGTGGGCGTCGATAAGCACGGCGATGCGCGTGCGGTTGCGCGGGCGCGCACTAGACTCCACCTCTATGAAGGGCATCATCCTCGCGGGCGGATCGGGCACACGGTTGTACCCGATCACGAAGGGCATCTCGAAACAGCTCATGCCCATTTACGACAAGCCGATGATCTACTACCCGCTGTCCACGCTGATCAGCGCAGGTATTCGCGAGATCTTGGTGATCACCACGCCGGAAGACCGGGGCGCATTCGAGCGTTTGCTTGGCGACGGCTCCGCCTGGGGCCTCATGATCGACTACGCCGTCCAACCCTCCCCGGACGGGCTGGCGCAGGCGTTCATCATCGGTGAGGACTTCATCGGGGACGACTCGGTGGCTCTGGTCCTGGGCGACAACATCTTTGAAGGGGCCGAATTGACGCGGCTGATGGGCGACGCGTTCGACCCGGCCGGCGGAGCGATCTTCGCGTATGAGGTGTCCGACCCGGAACGCTACGGCGTGGTGAGCTTCGACGAGCACGGCACCGCGACCGCCATTGAGGAAAAGCCTGCCCAGCCGCAGTCCAACTACGCCGTGGTCGGTCTGTACTTCTACGACAATGACGTGGTCCGAATCGCGAAGACGATTGAGCCGAGCGAGCGCGGAGAGCTGGAAATCACCAGCATCAACGATGCTTACCTGCAAAAGGGCGCGCTCAAGGTGCACCGCCT from Corynebacterium genitalium ATCC 33030 harbors:
- the rfbA gene encoding glucose-1-phosphate thymidylyltransferase RfbA, with the protein product MKGIILAGGSGTRLYPITKGISKQLMPIYDKPMIYYPLSTLISAGIREILVITTPEDRGAFERLLGDGSAWGLMIDYAVQPSPDGLAQAFIIGEDFIGDDSVALVLGDNIFEGAELTRLMGDAFDPAGGAIFAYEVSDPERYGVVSFDEHGTATAIEEKPAQPQSNYAVVGLYFYDNDVVRIAKTIEPSERGELEITSINDAYLQKGALKVHRLHRGDVWLDTGTIDSMSEASAYVEVIQKRTGTVIGSPEVAAYRQGFIDAAALESLAQPMLKSGYGQYLLDAARE